In Crassostrea angulata isolate pt1a10 chromosome 4, ASM2561291v2, whole genome shotgun sequence, one genomic interval encodes:
- the LOC128179426 gene encoding LOW QUALITY PROTEIN: cysteine-rich venom protein latisemin-like (The sequence of the model RefSeq protein was modified relative to this genomic sequence to represent the inferred CDS: deleted 2 bases in 1 codon), producing MSAYAGDTDNMDKMKTSYKIPFVMKHLSLLVGVLFFPCSGHRIERSTSCAQKYQVIPNHSACLQKTAIATDSGISDEDKNVIVSKHNEYRSGVNPRAVAMAKMSWDDETAMIAQKYADACKGLVHDGGRQRSIPGRFSVGQNLASASYDLAWAGVIKLWYDEVKDFTLGGNNDLKKVGHYTQVVWATSIKIGCGFAVCGSTRSYVCNYGPGGNLDINNPYESGSSCSKCPNSCNNNLCDCQGKACENGGTMDFNACACSCKTPTTTYVGPSCQLNCTGQKDRSYICGPQFTPAMCDRFTNVPQDCPTMCKVCPYAGIGFAAPDGGQEPVKSNTLLSILTTMIVLISFRLIF from the exons ATGTCTGCGTACGCGGGGGACACT GACAACATGGACAAGATGAAAACGTCCTACAAAATACCGTTTGTTATGAAGCACCTGTCTCTACTTGTAGGTGTTTTGTTCTTTCCTTGCTCTGGTCATCGCATCGAAAGATCT aCTAGTTGTGCTCAAAAGTACCAGGTAATTCCAAATCATTCTGCGTGTTTACAAAAGACTGCCATTGCTACTGATTCCG GTATTTCTGATGAGGACAAAAATGTAATAGTCAGTAAACATAACGAGTACAGATCAGGTGTAAACCCGCGTGCTGTTGCCATGGCAAAAATG tCTTGGGATGATGAAACAGCCATGATCGCTCAGAAGTACGCTGACGCCTGTAAGGGTCTCGTTCATGATGGAGGTCGACAGCGGAGTATTCCGG GTCGTTTCTCTGTGGGTCAGAACCTGGCCAGTGCGTCCTACGACCTGGCTTGGGCAGGCGTGATCAAGCTGTGGTATGATGAGGTCAAGGACTTCACCCTGGGGGGAAACAATGACTTAAAGAAAGTTGGCCACTATACCCAG GTTGTCTGGGCGACTTCCATAAAGATAGGTTGTGGGTTTGCCGTCTGTGGCTCAACGAGGAGTTACGTGTGTAATTACGGACCCGG AGGTAATCTGGACATAAATAACCCGTATGAATCGGGATCGTCATGCAGCAAATGTCCAAACAGCTGTAATAATAATCTATGTG ATTGTCAAGGCAAGGCATGTGAGAATGGAGGAACTATGGACTTTAATGCGTGCGCATGCAGCTGTAAAACACCGACCACAACTTATGTCGGTCCGTCCTGCCAGT tgaaCTGTACCGGTCAAAAGGACCGTTCCTACATCTGCGGCCCACAGTTCACCCCAGCAATGTGTGACAGGTTCACTAATGTCCCCCAGGACTGTCCCACCATGTGTAAAGTGTGCCCAT ATGCTGGGATCGGATTCGCGGCACCTGACGGGGGACAAGAACCAGTCAAGTCAAATACACTGTTATCGATCTTAACAACGATGATTGTATTGATTTCATTTCGGTTAATTTTCtga